The following are from one region of the Cottoperca gobio chromosome 13, fCotGob3.1, whole genome shotgun sequence genome:
- the msantd4 gene encoding myb/SANT-like DNA-binding domain-containing protein 4 — protein MENPAKPLRVWRKAPTRTNLKNKHPPLLCPVISLSLYLSPSFFSHLPPSFFYCFLHTYTFPLSSLSSCLSSSLFLSLCLWGFCPLLTAKLDFLQVKHLKRKRKSNYSVKETQTLIREIHKRTDVLFSRQQNTAINELKRQAWEEVARGVNSLGEGELRTAAEVKRRYLDWRALVKRKQLRAELSLSSSSSSSVALKTEYDQSSPEHEAATLGPGCDQLLDLSGLSKDCHCDWPELAALGEPSGQAMMAPMGVKMEDDVGEYRLDGDGDMGDGEIDEDDINSLLSDIESRGEGHIGDVYSHNDLGMLSSSKAPTSTTNRDLSLAGGLMGIPAHALGGLTNHENLGAGFLVAVEKQRLELEKQRLAVETERLIVEKERLVVEKERLRQMEVERERLQLERERLQVERERLRLLLLSQSEHVNSSFNQPPQQGPPSSSTSSLSSIHDGQREKEKENKCWMPLVDLETERLKLEKERVQLDKERLQFFKFEAGRLQIERERLQVEKERMQLHKDHQGH, from the exons ATGGAAAACCCTGCAA AACCACTGCGCGTTTGGAGGAAAGCTCCGACACGGACTAACCTTAAGAACAAACATCCCCCTTTACTCTGCCCTGTAATCAGTCTCTCTTTATATCTTTCACCCTCCTTTTTCTCACACCTTCCTCCTTCATTTTTCTATTGCTTTCTCCATACCTACACCTTCCCCTTGTCTTCTCTGTCCAGTTGTCTCTCCTCAtcgctgtttctctctctgtgcctctggGGTTTCTGTCCCCTCCTTACTGCCAAGCTGGATTTCCTGCAGGTGAAGCacctgaagaggaagaggaagagcaacTACAGtgtaaaagaaacacagactCTCATCAGGGAGATCCACAAAAGGACGGACGTGTTGTTCTCCAGGCAGCAG AACACAGCCATTAATGAGCTGAAAAGACAGGCATGGGAGGAAGTGGCCCGAGGTGTTAATTCACTGGGGGAGGGAGAGCTACGCACTGCTGCTGAA GTGAAGCGTCGTTACCTGGACTGGCGTGCACTTGTGAAGAGAAAACAGCTTCGTGctgagctctctctctcctcctcttcctcctcgtctgtGGCCCTGAAGACCGAGTACGATCAGTCATCCCCTGAGCATGAGGCAGCTACTCTGGGTCCTGGGTGTGACCAGCTGCTTGACCTCTCGGGCCTCTCAAAGGATTGCCACTGCGACTGGCCAGAGCTTGCAGCTCTCGGTGAACCGAGCGGGCAGGCCATGATGGCACCGATGGGTGTGAAGATGGAGGACGATGTCGGTGAATACAGA ctggatggtgatggtgataTGGGAGATGGAGAAATAGATGAAGATGATATCAACTCCCTCCTCAGCGACATTGAGTCACGCGGTGAGGGGCATATTGGTGATGTTTACTCCCACAACGACTTGGGCATGCTCAGCTCCTCCAAGGCTCCGACCTCCACCACCAACAGAGACCTGTCACTCGCTGGTGGCCTGATGGGGATACCAGCTCACGCTCTGGGTGGACTTACGAATCATGAAAATTTGGGGGCAGGGTTTCTGGTTGCTGTTGAAAAACAGCGATTGGAGCTGGAGAAACAGCGCCTGGCTGTGGAAACTGAACGCCTGATAGTGGAGAAAGAGCGGCTGGTGGTGGAGAAGGAGAGACTCCGTCAGATGGAGGTAGAGAGGGAAAGGctgcagctggagagagagaggttacaggtggagagggagaggctgaGGCTTCTGctgctcagccaatcagagcatgTCAACTCCTCCTTTAACCAGCCGCCGCAACAAGGCCCGCCCTCGTCCTCCACGTCTTCCTTATCCTCCATTCATGAtggacagagggagaaggagaaagaaaataaatgctggATGCCATTGGTGGATCTGGAGACAGAAAGGCTAAAActagagaaggagagagtgcagctGGACAAAGAGAGGCTGCAGTTTTTTAAATTTGAGGCCGGCAGACTGCAGATTGAGAGAGAACGCCTCCaagtggagaaagagagaatgcaGCTGCACAAAGATCATCAGGGCcactga